From Caretta caretta isolate rCarCar2 chromosome 14, rCarCar1.hap1, whole genome shotgun sequence, the proteins below share one genomic window:
- the LOC125621473 gene encoding olfactory receptor 5AP2-like — protein MQLMEKGDAENQTDVTEFILLGFGDLPELQILLFLVFLVIYIVTMAGNFLIIALVVNDQHLHTPMYFFLGNLSCLETCYTSALLPRILASLLTAMLKLSCSDTSQIMLVLYIFSFPDAVSPFLLTLTSYVCIVSTILRIPSTTGRQKAFSTCFSHLIVVTLFYGTIMIVYMLPKSSNLRALNKVFSVCYTVLTPLANPLIYSLRNREVKEALRKAVRKCLALTQKSD, from the exons ATGCAGCTCATGGAGAAAGGAGATGCAGAAAATCAAACAGATGTGACAGAATTCATCCTCCTAGGGTTTGGGGATCTCCCTGAACTGCAGATCCTTCTCTTTCTGGTTTTCCTAGTGATCTATATTGTGACCATGGCAGGGAACTTCCTCATCATTGCTCTAGTTGTGAAtgatcagcaccttcacacccccatgtacttcttcctggggaacttgtcctgcctGGAGACCTGCTACACTTCTGCCCTCCTGCCCAGGATCCTGGCtagtctcctgactg CAATGCTAAAGCTCTCCTGCAGTGACACCAGCCAGATTATGCTGGTTCTTTACATATTTTCCTTCCCAGATGCAGTTTCCCCATTTCTATTAACCTTGACATCCTATGTTTGTATTGTTAgcaccatcctgagaatcccttccaccaccgggaggcaaaaggccttttccacttGCTTCTCTCACCTCATCGTGGTGACACTTTTCTATGGGACCATAATGATTGTCTACATGCTACCGAAATCCAGCAACCTGAGAGCCCTGAACAAGGTGTTCTCTGTCTGCTACACAGTCCTGACTCCTCTGGCCaatcccctcatctacagcctgagaaacagagaggtcAAGGAGGCCCTGAGAAAAGCTGTCAGGAAATGTCTGGCCCTCACACAGAAGTCAGACTAG
- the LOC125621828 gene encoding olfactory receptor 6N1-like gives MHLIEKAEEDNRMVITEFILLGFGDLPELQILLFLVFLVIYIVTMSGNILIIALVVADQHLHTPMYFFLGNLSCLETCYTSAILPRMLASLLTGDRTISVSGCFAQLYCFGFLAATECYLLAAMSYDRYLAICKPLHYAALMNSRLCLQLAGGSWISGFLTCVIMMCFMSQLTFCGPSEIDHFFCDFSPMLKFSCSDTSTMTLVAFILTSLDSPCPFLLTVTSYVCIIATILRIPSTTGRQKAFSTCSSHLIVVTVFYGSLMTVYLLPKTNKQIALNKVFSVFYTVLTPLVNPLIYSLRNKEVKEALRKVIS, from the coding sequence ATGCACCTCATAGAGAAAGCAGAAGAGGACAATCGAATGGTCATCACAGAATTCATCCTCCTGGGGTTTGGGGATCTCCCTGAACTGCAGATCCTTCTCTTCCTGGTTTTTCTAGTGATCTACATTGTGACCATGTCCGGGAACATCCTCATCATTGCGCTAGTTGTGgctgatcagcaccttcacacccccatgtacttcttcctggggaacttgtcctgcctggagacctgctacacctcCGCCATCCTGCCTAGGATGCTGGCCAGCCTCCTGACTGGAGACAGAACCATTTCTGTCAGTGGCTGTTTTGCACAGTTGTATTGCTTTGGTTTTTTGGCAGCTACAGAATGTTATCTCCTAGCAGCAATGTCTTATGATCGATATTTAGCGATATGCAAACCCCTGCATTATGCAGCCCTGATGAACAGCAGGTTGTGCCTCCAGCTAGCAGGGGGGTCTTGGATAAGCGGATTCCTAACTTGTGTAATAATGATGTGTTTTATGTCACAATTAACATTCTGTGGCCCCAGTGAAATTGaccatttcttttgtgatttttctcCAATGCTAAAATTCTCCTGCAGTGACACGAGCACGATGACACTGGTGGCTTTCATACTCACCTCCCTCGACTCGCCTTGCCCATTTCTATTAACTGTGACATCCTATGTTTGTATCATTGCTACtatcctgagaatcccttccaccaccgggaggcaaaaggccttttccacctgctcctctcacctcattgtggtTACAGTTTTCTATGGGAGCCTAATGACTGTGTATCTGCTACCAAAAACCAACAAACAGATAGCCCTGAACAAAGTGTTCTCTGTCTTCTACACAGTCCTGACTCCCCTGGtcaaccccctcatctacagcctgcgAAACAAAGAGGTGAAGGAGGCCCTGAGAAAAGTCATCAGTTAA